From the Vicia villosa cultivar HV-30 ecotype Madison, WI unplaced genomic scaffold, Vvil1.0 ctg.000756F_1_1, whole genome shotgun sequence genome, one window contains:
- the LOC131630964 gene encoding phosphatidylglycerophosphate phosphatase PTPMT1-like: protein MRIEELKGGEVEEGGDLGKWSFVGSDTKRVLVGAGARALFYPTLVYNVVRNRLQAEFRWWDKVDEFVLLGAVPFPIDVPRLKDLGVRGVITLNESYETLVPTTLYHAHGIDHLVIPTRDYCFAPPLNDICRAVDFIHKNALSGRTTYVHCKAGRGRSTTIVICYLVHHKLMSPDAAYEYVKSIRPRVLLASSQWQAVQDYYRHLILRRVVGFSPAVDLLVKASEVAAASQDLVKFDDNSVVVVTEKDLEGYDPNCQSVTMSSEIWADLSVVYRVRVAGEAAFARMSCLWLRYGTDEKISAEKLRRESSCSIRTNHLGGISVDIHVY from the exons ATGCGTATTGAGGAATTGAAAGGAGGTGAGGTTGAAGAAGGTGGAGATTTAGGGAAATGGAGCTTTGTTGGTTCCGATACGAAGAGGGTTTTGGTTGGAGCAGGCGCTCGAGCGCTATTCTATCCCACGCTTGTTTATAATGTCGTTAGGAATAGGCTTCAGGCTGAGTTTCGATGGTGGGATAAGGTTGATGAG TTTGTGTTGTTAGGTGCGGTTCCATTTCCTATCGATGTTCCTCGCTTGAAAGATCTTGGTGTTCGTGGGGTCATCACGTTGAATGAGTCATATGAGACTTTAGTTCCAACCACATTATATCAT GCTCATGGGATTGATCATCTGGTGATTCCTACTAGAGATTACTGTTTTGCTCCTCCACTAAATGACATATGCCGCGCTGTTGATTTCATACATA AAAATGCATTGTCTGGACGTACTACATATGTCCACTGCAAAGCTGGACGGGGTCGCAGCACAACTATTGTTATTTGTTATCTG GTGCACCACAAATTGATGTCACCTGATGCTGCATATGAATACGTAAAGTCAATTCGGCCAAGGGTGCTTTTAGCTTCCTCTCAGTGGCAA GCTGTCCAGGATTACTACCGCCACCTTATTTTGAGGAGGGTTGTTGGATTTTCGCCTGCAGTTGATCTATTAGTAAAGGCTTCTGAGGTAGCAGCAGCTTCACAAGATCTTGTAAAATTTGATGACAATTCTGTAGTTGTGGTAACAGAGAAAGATCTTGAAGGATACGACCCAAATTGTCAATCAGTAACCATGTCAAGTGAAATATGGGCAGATTTGAGCGTTGTTTATCGCGTGCGAGTTGCTGGAGAGGCCGCATTTGCAAGAATGTCATGCCTTTGGCTGCGATATGGTACCGACGAGAAGATTTCTGCAGAAAAACTACGCAGAGAAAGCAGTTGCTCCATCAGAACGAATCACTTGGGAGGAATTAGTGTTGACATCCATGTGTACTGA